The following proteins are co-located in the Natator depressus isolate rNatDep1 chromosome 4, rNatDep2.hap1, whole genome shotgun sequence genome:
- the SHISA3 gene encoding protein shisa-3 homolog — protein sequence MWPRAEGAAAARRRAWAEPAAGPAAAAAMGDRGLLLRYLLLGFLGWGATAQPAGGEYCHGWVDGHGRYHEGFQCPEDFDTPDATICCGSCALRYCCAAAEARLEQGGCTNDREPPNPGVTAQPIYVPFLIVGSMFIAFIIVGSLVAVYCCTCLRPKQTSQQPIRFSLRSYQIETLPMILTSTSVRTPSRQSSTATSSNSTGGSIRRFSFARAESGCLVASPPSPYTSGCLQTGHSIHLTQPAGFLVSAPYFGYPLQPEPSLAGRSCPDFS from the exons ATGTGGCCGCGAGCAGAAGGCGCCGCCGCCGCGAGGCGCCGAGCCTGGGCTGAGCCGGCCGCGggtcccgccgccgccgccgccatggGGGACCGGGGGCTGCTGCTGCGCTACCTGCTGCTGGGCTTCCTGGGCTGGGGCGCGACCGCCCAGCCGGCGGGGGGCGAGTATTGCCACGGCTGGGTGGACGGGCACGGCCGCTACCACGAGGGCTTCCAGTGCCCCGAGGACTTCGACACGCCGGACGCCACCATCTGCTGCGGCTCCTGCGCCCTGCGCTACTGCTGCGCCGCCGCCGAGGCCCGGCTGGAGCAGGGCGGCTGCACCAACGACCGCGAGCCGCCGAACCCGGGGGTGACAGCCC aGCCGATCTACGTTCCTTTCCTTATTGTTGGATCCATGTTCATCGCCTTCATTATTGTGGGTTCGCTGGTAGCGGTTTATTGTTGCACGTGTTTAAGACCTAAACAAACATCACAGCAGCCAATACGATTCTCTCTTCGAAGCTATCAGATCGAGACTCTTCCAATGATCCTGACCTCCACTAGCGTCCGGACCCCGTCCAGACAGTCCAGTACTGCAACCAGTTCGAATTCTACTGGAGGCTCCATTCGCAGGTTCTCTTTCGCCAGGGCAGAATCTGGGTGTTTAGTGGCATCTCCACCGTCACCTTACACATCTGGCTGCTTACAAACCGGCCATTCTATCCACCTAACTCAACCAGCTGGATTTTTGGTGTCAGCACCCTATTTTGGCTATCCTCTCCAACCAGAACCTTCCCTAGCTGGGAGGAGCTGCCCAGATTTTAGCTAG